CGCGGTGTAGACGACCGTGTTCAGCAGCGCGGTGCTGAGCACGGTGGGAAACATCGACCGGGCGACCTCGAGGTTGAGGAAGGCGTCCTGGATGCGTCCCCAGTCGGCCAGCAGCGCGGCCACGACCACGACCGCGAGCAGTACCGCGTACTGCACGCCGCGCCCGATCCTGGCGCGCTGGCGCTTACTCATCCCGCCGGCGGCGGGTCGGGATTGCACTGCCATCGAGGCTCCAGGGCAGTCGGAACGGCGGGAGCGCGGTCGGCGCCCCCGCCGAGACGTGCGAGGTCTTCGGTGCGGGCCGGCGTGTCCGGCTCCGGGGCCGGGCCGCTCACCGGGATCAGCTGTCGGCCGGTGCCGTGCCGAACCACTTCTCGTACAGCCGGTCGTAGGTGCCGTCCCGCTTGGCCTCGGCCAGCACCTCGTTGATCTTGTTCTTCAGCTTGTCGTTGCCGGTCTTGACGCCGAAGCCGTAGCTCTCGTCGGTCCGCAGCTCCTTGGTGACCTCGAAGTTCCGGTTCTCCTTCTCGAAGTCGAGCAGCGCGAAGTCGTCGTTGATCACGGCGTCGACCTTTCCGGTCCGCATGCCCTGCAGCAGCAGCCCGAGGTCGGCGAACTGCTTGAGCGTGGCACCGTGCTGCTCGGCGTGCTCCTTGGCGTACTCGGCGCCGGTGGTGCCCTTCTGGTAACCCAGCGTTTTGCCCTCGAGCTTCGCGAGGCTGTCGATCCCGGAGTCCCTCGGGGCGAGTAGCGCCTGGGTGGCGTCGAAGTAGGGGTCGGAGAAGTCGAAGTTCTCCTCGCGGACGTCGTTGATCGTGATCGCGGCGGCGGCCACGTCGCAGTTGCCCACGTTGAGGGCCTGACCCGACTGGATGGTGGTGAACGGGGAGTTGGTGACCTGCTGCTCGACGCCGAGGTCCTCGGCGACCAGGTCGATCAGGTCGATGTCGAAGCCGACGATCTCGCCGTCCTCGCGCGACTCGAACGGTTCGTAGGGGGCGTTGGTGCAGGTGGTCAGCTGGCCCTCGTTGACCAGCGGGACGCCCTTGGCCTCACCGCCACCACCGCCGCCGCAGCCCGCTGCCGCCACGACCAGCGCGAGCGCGGGTAACAGGGTCGCGGCCCGCAACGTTGTCCGACGCGCCACAGTGTCACTCCTCCTCGACGGGAATCCGGATGCCGGGATCCTGCCATCCTCCGGGACCGTTACAAACAGCTTCGCGTGTTTCGATCACGTCAAACCTCACTCGGAAGTGGGACAACTACACAGCGATCGAACACGCGACGCACCCACCGCGGCCCCGATCGAGCTGGATGCCAGACGAGATCGAGGTCAGCGGTCGCAACAGCGAACCATACGATACCGCTACTCTGTCCGGGTGAAGCATCGCGGGTAAGCAGCTGTCACCAAGCGTGATCAGAACGAGTCCGCGGCGAACCGGGCCCACATCCGACGGGCCCGGCCACGGACCACGGGCTCCCGGCGGTCAACGCCGCGCGTGCGCGTCCAGCACGTAGGCGACGGCGGTGGTGACCCTGGCCGCGTAGTCGAGGTCCAGCGACTCGTCCGGCACGTGTGCGTTGCTGCCCGGCCCCAGCGCCCCGGTCACCACGAACTGGGCGTCCGGGTAGTTGTCGTGCAGCAGCCCCATGAACGGGATCGAACCGCCGAGCCCCATGGTGCGCCAACCGTTGCCGAACACCTCGGTGCTGGCCGCGTCCAGCGCGTCGTTCAACCACTCGGCGGTGTCGGGCGCGTTGAAGCCCTGCCCGGCCTCGGAGCGCCCGAACTCCACGCTCGCGCCGTAGGGGACGTCGGCCTCCAGCGCGGCCCGCACCGCGCGCAGCGCCTCGTCGGGATCGGCGGTGGGCGGGAT
The nucleotide sequence above comes from Actinopolyspora erythraea. Encoded proteins:
- a CDS encoding transporter substrate-binding domain-containing protein; protein product: MARRTTLRAATLLPALALVVAAAGCGGGGGGEAKGVPLVNEGQLTTCTNAPYEPFESREDGEIVGFDIDLIDLVAEDLGVEQQVTNSPFTTIQSGQALNVGNCDVAAAAITINDVREENFDFSDPYFDATQALLAPRDSGIDSLAKLEGKTLGYQKGTTGAEYAKEHAEQHGATLKQFADLGLLLQGMRTGKVDAVINDDFALLDFEKENRNFEVTKELRTDESYGFGVKTGNDKLKNKINEVLAEAKRDGTYDRLYEKWFGTAPADS